The DNA region ATGTCGACATGCTGGCCGTGCTGGTCGACTGGGTCGAGAACGGCAAGGCGCCCGGCGATCTCGACGTGCGCGAGCAGAAAGCCGAGGCGCCGTCCTTCGACACAGTCCGCGCGCTGCCATTGTGCCGCTGGCCGACATGGCCGCATTACAAGGCAGGGCCGCTCACCGCGGCGGCGAGTTTTGCTTGCGCGCCGTGAGGTAGGCTTCGTCACAACTTCGGATTGTCGCTCTGCTTGTGCCGAGCGAGCGCAGCGGCGCATGCGGCGATGGCGGAGCCCCGCGGCTCCGCCAGCGGGACTACCCCCTCTTAGCCAGCAGCACTGCCGTATCGCGGCGCGCGGGCAGCTCTCATCGATAGTTGATGTGCTACACCATCGCGGTCCCGGCTGGCCGAGACAGATCTTCAACAATGACTTTAAGGAGGGAATGCAATGCGAATGTCTTCCGCCTTATATCTGTTCATTGCGTTGCTCGCGATGCCTGCGACCGCGACCGCTGGCGATGAAAGTCTGAAGCAACAGTTCGAGAAGGTCGCGGCAACCTATGCCGACAGCTTCAACAAGCAGAATGGTGCCGGAATCGCTGCGCTCTATGCGCCCGGCGGGATGGTGGTCAATGCGACCGGGTCACACACCGACATCGTCCAGACCTATGAGGGCATGTTCAAGGCCGGCTTCAACCACAATGAAATAACGGTGGACGAGGCCCTGCCGTTGGGAACCGATACGGCTATCGCGACGGGCGAATATCACATCACCGGCAAGAACCAGAATGGCGAGCCGCTTGATGTGGTTGGCCGCTGGACCGGGGCGTATGTCAACCAGGGCGGAAATTGGAAGATCCGGATGGTGTCGGCCTTCCCGAAGGCGCCTCCGGCGAAATAGTGTCTTCAGTGATGCACGCAGCAAAGGGTGCTGCTGATCTCGGATCGCCTCTCGCCTTGAGCGCGAGGCGGGCCGCATGAAGCGAGGCGGAATGCGAACCGGTCGACGAGTGGCGATCGCTCCGTGCCGCCCCGCAGCTGCGCTGGTGGATACAGCGTCAGCCCATCACCTGATGCGGCGAGCGGCCGAACGCGGCCTTGAAGGCGCGGCTGAAATGCGAGACGTCGCTGAAGCCGAAGCTGAGCGCCGCATCGGTGACATGGCTGAAGCGCCGTTCGGCCAGCGCCTGATAGGCGCCGGCGAGGCGCTGCTGCCACAGCCAGCGGATCGGCGTCGTGCCTTCGCGCGCGAACAGGCGATTGAGCGTGCGCGGCGCCATGTTCTGCGCGGTGGCGATCGTATCAAGATCGAGCTCGGGATCGTCGAGATTAGCCACGATATAAGCCTTGACCCGCGCCAGCCGTTCGTCGCCGCGCTGCGGCACGTCGTCCGTCAGCTCGGTCTGCAGCGTGGTCGCGAAGATATCGAGCACTGAGGCGCCAAGCCTTATCGCAGCAGGCCCGGCCTCGTCATCGAGGCGCGTCAGCCGACGGATCAACGATCCCGCCAGCGCGCCCACTTTCGAAGCGTTGCCGACCCGCCGTGCCGTCAACCGCTGCGCATCCGGCAGACGCGCGAGCAGCAGCGGCCGCGGGATCGACACCATGATCGAACGCGCACTCGGGGCGAATTCCAGCGTGAACGGCTGCGCCTGGTCATGCAGCATGAGATCGCCCCGGCGCATGCGCACCTCGCGTCCGCCTTGCGCGAAGCTGACCTCGCCGCGCAAGGTGAGCCACAGCATGAAATAATCGCGCGGGTCCCTTCGGACATCGCTCGCGCTGCGCATCACCCGGATGCGGTCGGCAGCCGGTGTCGACGACCAGATGTCGTTGATCGCGAGCGGCCCGAAATGGCGGATCGAGATCGCTGCCTGAAATGCCTCGTCCGCGACGCGGCGGCATTCGGTCAGCGAGAATTCGCGGCAGGTGACGTGATGCCAGCGGTCAAAGCTGTCACCCGGCGCGACAAGCGTTTGCGCGACAACTATGTGATCTGGGATCTGCATCGGACCTTGCTCCCGCCCAACCCGGCAGCGGGATATTCTGCGTCCGGCCCCCGCTTCTGGCAAGCAGAGTCCAGCGACTGGCCAGCGCAGCCAAGAACGGCTGCCGTCACGGATGTAGAAAAGGTCTCCCTTCAGGAGAGGAGACACCACATGGGCTACCAGTGCGACATCATCGAACCGGCGCGAACCGTCATGATCGTGGTCGACATGCAGAACGATTTCGTGGCCGAGGGCGCCAAGCTGCGTTCGGCGCAGGCCGCCGCCATGGTGCCGCGGCTGGCGCAGACGCTGAAGGCCTGCCGCGACAAGGGCATCCGCGTCATCTACACCGCCCATGTGCATCGCCGCGACGGCAGCGACATGGGGCTCTATGACGATCTCTATTCGCCGATCGCCGATCGCTCGTCGCTGGTCGACGGCACCGAAGGCGTCCAGATCTTCAACGACCTTGCGCCCGCACCGGGCGAGCACGTCATCAAGAAGCACCGCTACAGCGCGTTCTTCGCCACCGACCTCGACCTCATCCTGCGCGAATGGGGCATCACGACGGTCATCATTTCGGGGACGACGACCGAGAACTGCTGCCACGCCACCGCGCGCGACGCCATGTTCCACAACTACAAGGTCGTGTTCCTGTCGGATGCGACGGGCACGTTCGACTATCCGGATGTCGGCCAGGGCGCCCTGTCCGCCGAAGAAGTGCACCGCGCCACGCTGACGATCCTCGCATTCTCGACCGCGCATGTGATGACGGCGGCCGAGATGCTGGGGCGAGTGAAGGCCGGTGATGGAGCTGCGAAGGCTGCATAGTTAGTCGCGAACAGCACGCCGCACGTTTGGTCAGCCTCTCCCCTCGTGGGAGAGGCCGGAACGCATGATGCGAAGCGAAATGCGATCCGGGTGATGGGTTGCGGTCTCTCCATCCAGTACGCCGCATCGAGAGTCCTCTTGCCTGTCACCCTCCCCTGGAGGGGGAGGGTCGGATCGCAACGAGCGAAGCGACGTGCGAGCCGGGGTGGGGTGATCTCTCAACACGGGCACTGTTCGACTGGAGGGACTTCACCCCACCTCGGTTTGCATTTCATGCAAACCGATCCTCCCCCTCCAGGGGAGGATGTGGTCGCGTCCGCGGCAGCGATCCTCACTTCACCAGCGCGCAGCCGCCGTCGGCCAGCGGCCGGAAGGCCTGATCGGCCGGGATGGTCGCGATCAGCTTGTAGTAGTCGTAGGGATACTTCGACTCCTCCGGCTTCTTCACCTCGAACAGGTACATCGGGTGGATGACGCGGCCGTCCTGGCGGATCGTGGTCTCGCCGAACAGCCTGTCCTTGCCCTTGAAGGTCTTCATCTGCGGCACCACGACCTTGGCGTCGTCGCTGCCGGTCGCGGCAACCGCGTTGAGATAGGCGAGCGTCGAGGCATAGACGCCGGCCTGGTTGCCGCTCGGCATCTTGCCGTTCATGCCGGGCCGTGCGGCGAAGCGTTTTGCGAACGCGCGGGTGTCGTCGTTCATGTCCCAGTAAAAGGCCTCGAGCAGTTGCAGGCCCTGCGCGACCTTCAGGCCCATGCCGTGGACGTCGTTCACGAACAGCAGGAACGCCACCATGGTCTGGCCGCCCTCCTGAATGCCGAACTCGGCCGCCTGCTTCACCGCGTTGATGGTGTCGCCGCCGGCATTGGCGAGCCCGATCACCTTTGCTTTCGAGTTCTGCGCCTGCAGCAGGAAGGACGCGAAGTCCGACGTGCCGAGCGGATGCTTGCTCGATCCCAGCACCTTGCCGCCGAGCTTCTCGATGTAGTTCGTCGCCTCAGCTTCGATGCCCTTGCCGAGTGCGTAGTCGACGGTCACAAAGTACCAGTCCTTGCCGCCGCGCTGCATCATCGCGGCCGCGGTGGTGTTGCCGGTCGCCCAGGCGTCGTTGACCCATTGAATGGTGTTCGGCGAGCAGGCCTTGCCGGTGAGGTCGGAGCTTGCGGTCGACGACGCCAGGAACGTCATCCTGGAGTCGCGCAACACGGTGTTGATGGCGAGCCCGACCGCCGAGTTCGGCACGTCGACGATGGCGTCGACGCCTTCGACATCGAGCCATTTGCGCGCGATCGCGGATCCAACGTCAGCCTTGTTCTGGTGATCGGCATAGACGATCTCGACCTTGATGCCCTTGCCGCCGCCGTTGAAATCTTCCGCCGCCATCCGCGCGGCTTCCACCGAGCCCATGCCGTTGGTGTCCTGGAAGATGCCGGAAATGTCGTTGAGCACGCCGACGCGCACGACATTGTCGGAAATCTCCGCACGCGCGCTGCCCGCGGCGCAGGCCAATGCCAGCGCAAGTCCGATCCCAAATCGCCCAACCCCAAAGCCCCTCATCGTATCCCCTCCTATGTTTCAACCAACCTAATGGCGGTCTTGAGCGTCTCATCAGGCCGGCGTGATCTCGACCGGCAGGCTGCTGAGCCCGCGCAGCGTGTTGTTGAACAGGCGCTTCGGCTCGCCTGTGATTTCGATCCTGGCGACACGGCGCGCCAGCGCCGCCATCATCACTTCGCCTTCGAGGCGGGCGACGAGTTGGCCGACGCACATATGGATGCCCGAACCGTAGCCGACATGGCCCGAGGTACGACGCGTGATGTCGTAGCTGTCGGGCGCCTCCCAGCGGCGCGGGTCACGGTTGGCCGCAGCCAGGAACATCAGCACCTTCTCGCCTTCGGGAATGGTGGCCCCGCTGAGCTCGACGTCGCGGGTCGTGGTGCGGAAGAAAGTCTGGACCGGACTTTCGAACCGCACGGCTTCCTCGAAGGCGTTGCGCGCCAGCGTAGGATCGCCGCGGAGCTTCTGGAACTGGTCGGGGAAGCGGGCAAGGCAGTAGACGGCGGCGCCGATGCCGTTGACGGTCGTGTCGAGACCGGCCGACAGCAG from Bradyrhizobium sp. B124 includes:
- a CDS encoding nuclear transport factor 2 family protein; this translates as MPATATAGDESLKQQFEKVAATYADSFNKQNGAGIAALYAPGGMVVNATGSHTDIVQTYEGMFKAGFNHNEITVDEALPLGTDTAIATGEYHITGKNQNGEPLDVVGRWTGAYVNQGGNWKIRMVSAFPKAPPAK
- a CDS encoding helix-turn-helix domain-containing protein — translated: MQIPDHIVVAQTLVAPGDSFDRWHHVTCREFSLTECRRVADEAFQAAISIRHFGPLAINDIWSSTPAADRIRVMRSASDVRRDPRDYFMLWLTLRGEVSFAQGGREVRMRRGDLMLHDQAQPFTLEFAPSARSIMVSIPRPLLLARLPDAQRLTARRVGNASKVGALAGSLIRRLTRLDDEAGPAAIRLGASVLDIFATTLQTELTDDVPQRGDERLARVKAYIVANLDDPELDLDTIATAQNMAPRTLNRLFAREGTTPIRWLWQQRLAGAYQALAERRFSHVTDAALSFGFSDVSHFSRAFKAAFGRSPHQVMG
- a CDS encoding isochorismatase family cysteine hydrolase; this encodes MGYQCDIIEPARTVMIVVDMQNDFVAEGAKLRSAQAAAMVPRLAQTLKACRDKGIRVIYTAHVHRRDGSDMGLYDDLYSPIADRSSLVDGTEGVQIFNDLAPAPGEHVIKKHRYSAFFATDLDLILREWGITTVIISGTTTENCCHATARDAMFHNYKVVFLSDATGTFDYPDVGQGALSAEEVHRATLTILAFSTAHVMTAAEMLGRVKAGDGAAKAA
- a CDS encoding ABC transporter substrate-binding protein, which produces MRGFGVGRFGIGLALALACAAGSARAEISDNVVRVGVLNDISGIFQDTNGMGSVEAARMAAEDFNGGGKGIKVEIVYADHQNKADVGSAIARKWLDVEGVDAIVDVPNSAVGLAINTVLRDSRMTFLASSTASSDLTGKACSPNTIQWVNDAWATGNTTAAAMMQRGGKDWYFVTVDYALGKGIEAEATNYIEKLGGKVLGSSKHPLGTSDFASFLLQAQNSKAKVIGLANAGGDTINAVKQAAEFGIQEGGQTMVAFLLFVNDVHGMGLKVAQGLQLLEAFYWDMNDDTRAFAKRFAARPGMNGKMPSGNQAGVYASTLAYLNAVAATGSDDAKVVVPQMKTFKGKDRLFGETTIRQDGRVIHPMYLFEVKKPEESKYPYDYYKLIATIPADQAFRPLADGGCALVK